The following are encoded in a window of Arvicanthis niloticus isolate mArvNil1 chromosome 1, mArvNil1.pat.X, whole genome shotgun sequence genomic DNA:
- the LOC117698860 gene encoding olfactory receptor 2AG1-like isoform X1, giving the protein MLDGRGDASLTAKLIKCWQRKLHPLSSSCPSVPEGFSTGKVSRMELWNSTMGSGFILVGILDGSGSPEVLCATITALYFLALTSNGLLLLVITMDAQLHVPMYLLLGQLSLMDLLLTSVITPKAVADFLLKDNTISFGGCALQMFLELALGSAEDLLLAFMAYDRYVAICQPLSYTILMSHKICWLMIATSWILASLSALGYSIYTMQYSFCKNRQINHLFCEIPPLLKLACADTSTYELMVYLMGVIVLILPLTAILASYSLILFTVLNMPSNEGRKKALVTCSSHLTVVGMWYGGASFMYVLPSSFHSPKQDNISSVFYTIVTPALNPLIYSLRNKEVTGALKRILGK; this is encoded by the exons ATGTTGGATGGACGTGGAGATGCTTCACTAACAGCAAAACTAATTAAATGCTGGCAAAGAAAGCTGCATCCTCTGTCTTCAAGCTGTCCAAGTGTACCAGAAGGTTTCTCAACAGGTAAG GTAAGCAGAATGGAGCTCTGGAACTCAACCATGGGAAGTGGCTTCATCTTGGTGGGGATTCTGGATGGCAGTGGCTCTCCTGAAGTACTCTGCGCCACAATTACAGCCCTGTACTTCTTAGCCCTGACCAGCAATGGACTGCTGCTCCTGGTCATCACTATGGATGCCCAGCTCCATGTGCCCATGTACCTTCTACTTGGACAGCTGTCTCTCATGGACCTTCTCCTCACATCAGTCATCACTCCCAAGGCTGTTGCAGATTTTCTCCTCAAAGACAATACTATATCCTTTGGAGGTTGTGCCCTTCAGATGTTTCTAGAACTGGCACTGGGTAGTGCAGAGGACCTCCTTCTAGCCTTTATGGCCTATGACAGGTATGTAGCCATTTGTCAACCCCTGAGCTATACAATCTTAATGAGTCACAAAATCTGCTGGCTCATGATAGCCACCTCGTGGATCCTGGCCTCCCTCAGTGCTCTAGGATATAGCATCTATACCATGCAGTATTCCTTCTGCAAAAATCGTCAGATCAATCACCTCTTCTGTGAGATACCCCCATTGCTGAAGCTGGCCTGTGCAGACACCTCCACATATGAACTCATGGTTTATTTGATGGGAGTTATAGTGTTAATTCTTCCTCTTACTGCAATCCTGGCCTCCTACTCACTAATTCTGTTCACTGTGCTCAATATGCCCTCAAATGAGGGCAGGAAGAAAGCCCTTGTCACCTGCTCTTCCCACCTGACTGTGGTTGGCATGTGGTATGGTGGTGCGTCCTTCATGTATGTTCTGCCCAGTTCCTTCCACAGCCCCAAACAAGACAATATCAGCTCAGTTTTCTACACAATTGTCACTCCAGCTCTGAATCCCCTCATTTACAGCCTGAGGAATAAAGAGGTCACTGGAGCTTTGAAGAGAATCCTGGGGAAATGA
- the LOC117698860 gene encoding olfactory receptor 2AG1-like isoform X2, giving the protein MELWNSTMGSGFILVGILDGSGSPEVLCATITALYFLALTSNGLLLLVITMDAQLHVPMYLLLGQLSLMDLLLTSVITPKAVADFLLKDNTISFGGCALQMFLELALGSAEDLLLAFMAYDRYVAICQPLSYTILMSHKICWLMIATSWILASLSALGYSIYTMQYSFCKNRQINHLFCEIPPLLKLACADTSTYELMVYLMGVIVLILPLTAILASYSLILFTVLNMPSNEGRKKALVTCSSHLTVVGMWYGGASFMYVLPSSFHSPKQDNISSVFYTIVTPALNPLIYSLRNKEVTGALKRILGK; this is encoded by the coding sequence ATGGAGCTCTGGAACTCAACCATGGGAAGTGGCTTCATCTTGGTGGGGATTCTGGATGGCAGTGGCTCTCCTGAAGTACTCTGCGCCACAATTACAGCCCTGTACTTCTTAGCCCTGACCAGCAATGGACTGCTGCTCCTGGTCATCACTATGGATGCCCAGCTCCATGTGCCCATGTACCTTCTACTTGGACAGCTGTCTCTCATGGACCTTCTCCTCACATCAGTCATCACTCCCAAGGCTGTTGCAGATTTTCTCCTCAAAGACAATACTATATCCTTTGGAGGTTGTGCCCTTCAGATGTTTCTAGAACTGGCACTGGGTAGTGCAGAGGACCTCCTTCTAGCCTTTATGGCCTATGACAGGTATGTAGCCATTTGTCAACCCCTGAGCTATACAATCTTAATGAGTCACAAAATCTGCTGGCTCATGATAGCCACCTCGTGGATCCTGGCCTCCCTCAGTGCTCTAGGATATAGCATCTATACCATGCAGTATTCCTTCTGCAAAAATCGTCAGATCAATCACCTCTTCTGTGAGATACCCCCATTGCTGAAGCTGGCCTGTGCAGACACCTCCACATATGAACTCATGGTTTATTTGATGGGAGTTATAGTGTTAATTCTTCCTCTTACTGCAATCCTGGCCTCCTACTCACTAATTCTGTTCACTGTGCTCAATATGCCCTCAAATGAGGGCAGGAAGAAAGCCCTTGTCACCTGCTCTTCCCACCTGACTGTGGTTGGCATGTGGTATGGTGGTGCGTCCTTCATGTATGTTCTGCCCAGTTCCTTCCACAGCCCCAAACAAGACAATATCAGCTCAGTTTTCTACACAATTGTCACTCCAGCTCTGAATCCCCTCATTTACAGCCTGAGGAATAAAGAGGTCACTGGAGCTTTGAAGAGAATCCTGGGGAAATGA